From the genome of Lentilactobacillus buchneri, one region includes:
- a CDS encoding glycoside hydrolase family 13 protein: MTKKWWQNAVIYQIYPQSFQDSNNDGIGDLHGIIKRLPYLKKLGVDVLWLNPIYQSPLKDNGYDIADYEKILPEYGTMADFDELLKEVHAHGLKLLMDLVVNHTSDQHRWFQESKQSKDNQYADYYMWHDPVNGHEPNNWHAAFGGSAWTYVPERGQYYLHLFAPGQPDLNWENPAVRESVWDIMRFWLDKGIDGFRMDVINLISKPEGLPDAPEPGTYPLTEGLVADGPKLNDYLHEMNEKVLSHYDVMTVGEMPSSKPEDAINYTGLDSHELNMVFQFQHVALEPNPDKRLGKWNDQPVKLPELKNALSRWQKALDGKGWNSLYWNNHDQPRAVSRFANDDPKYRVRAAKMLGTTLHMMQGTPFVFEGEELGMANVHYTSIDQYEDLESINAYHELVEEKKLVDGPTMLKYLANISRDNARTPMPWDDGKNAGFSDAKPWFALNPTYKEINAKAVVDDKDSVFYHYQKLIQLRHDSDLVKFGSYDEIDPDDAEVFAYRRHYQGKTLLVISNFTADTVTRDYGQGKADKLVISNYSDDQGTELRPYESKVYVFN, translated from the coding sequence ATGACCAAAAAATGGTGGCAAAATGCCGTAATTTACCAGATTTATCCACAAAGTTTTCAAGACAGCAACAATGATGGGATTGGTGATCTTCATGGGATCATCAAACGCCTGCCCTATTTAAAGAAGCTTGGCGTTGACGTCCTTTGGTTGAACCCAATTTATCAATCACCTCTCAAAGATAACGGCTACGACATTGCCGATTACGAAAAAATCTTACCGGAATATGGCACGATGGCTGATTTCGATGAATTGTTGAAAGAAGTTCATGCCCACGGATTGAAGTTACTGATGGACCTCGTGGTTAACCATACTTCCGATCAACACCGCTGGTTCCAAGAAAGCAAACAATCCAAGGATAACCAGTACGCTGACTACTATATGTGGCACGATCCAGTTAACGGTCATGAACCAAACAACTGGCACGCAGCCTTTGGTGGCAGTGCTTGGACATACGTTCCAGAACGAGGTCAGTACTACCTGCACTTGTTTGCCCCTGGCCAACCTGATTTGAATTGGGAAAACCCAGCCGTTCGGGAATCCGTTTGGGACATCATGCGATTCTGGTTGGATAAAGGAATTGATGGCTTCAGAATGGACGTCATCAACCTGATTTCCAAACCTGAAGGCCTGCCGGACGCACCTGAGCCAGGCACCTACCCGCTCACAGAAGGTCTGGTTGCCGATGGTCCTAAGTTAAACGACTATCTCCACGAAATGAACGAAAAGGTACTTTCCCACTACGATGTCATGACGGTTGGTGAAATGCCGAGTTCAAAGCCCGAAGATGCCATCAACTACACTGGCCTCGATAGCCATGAACTGAACATGGTCTTTCAATTCCAACACGTTGCCTTGGAACCCAATCCAGACAAACGCTTGGGCAAATGGAACGATCAGCCGGTCAAGCTACCAGAGTTGAAGAATGCCCTATCCCGTTGGCAAAAAGCCTTAGATGGAAAGGGTTGGAATAGTCTCTACTGGAACAACCATGATCAACCGCGGGCAGTTTCGCGCTTCGCCAACGATGATCCAAAGTACCGGGTTCGCGCCGCCAAAATGCTGGGCACGACCCTTCACATGATGCAAGGAACGCCATTTGTCTTTGAAGGTGAAGAACTCGGTATGGCCAATGTGCACTACACCAGCATCGATCAGTACGAAGATCTCGAATCAATCAATGCCTATCACGAGTTGGTTGAAGAAAAGAAGCTAGTCGATGGGCCAACCATGCTGAAATATTTAGCTAACATTTCTAGAGATAATGCTCGTACACCAATGCCGTGGGACGATGGCAAAAATGCCGGCTTCTCAGATGCAAAACCATGGTTTGCTTTGAACCCAACCTATAAAGAAATCAATGCTAAAGCTGTGGTGGACGATAAAGATTCCGTCTTTTACCACTATCAAAAGCTGATTCAGCTCCGTCATGATTCTGACTTGGTTAAGTTCGGAAGCTATGATGAGATTGATCCTGATGACGCAGAGGTCTTTGCTTACCGGCGTCACTATCAAGGCAAGACGTTGCTAGTAATCAGTAACTTCACTGCCGACACGGTGACGCGAGATTATGGTCAGGGTAAAGCCGACAAACTCGTCATCAGCAATTACAGTGATGATCAAGGTACGGAATTACGTCCTTATGAAAGTAAGGTCTATGTATTTAACTAG